In the genome of Carassius carassius chromosome 47, fCarCar2.1, whole genome shotgun sequence, one region contains:
- the LOC132130970 gene encoding zinc finger protein 532-like isoform X2, whose amino-acid sequence MSLKFAFAALLRIETHPFLTITHRTLAHSHKTMGDMKTPDFDDLLAAFDIPDMVDPKAAIESGHDDHEAQLKHNTHHEEDSHVSSGPDVGVSVIVKNVRNFDATEHLSEKDVHPTVGNGLHNGFLHVSPNRYNKESEKLQKGMAGNLSTFNQFSPISSAEEFDDDDKIEVDDPADKQSNLQIRPNPLTGLSAKMEEPHSQHPKPDGPSRPKTNGNYNHMKVENSSANGYESQKPRKTEEHSKERSQAKQPEEPVVELNVTNLSQAKAKSSAKLSSCIAAIAALSAKKASSEAMSPESLATSRDSPREAKEIPKDTDKSPEQESALELGKKVISKQPESPCSVTSESSSKESPVSPAGSTPVIPKVRIKTIKTSSGQIKRTVTRVLPEFDPEVLKKGIDSSPNVVSSLLSSSTSPSVFSSPTRTLPTTVVATSGGSAIEVTKQMTIKPVATAFLPVSAVKTAGSQVINLKLANNTTVKATVIPAASVQSASSAILKAATAIQQQTVMVPASSLTNTKLVPKTVHLTNLNLLPQNASAAELHQVLTKPQQPIKQAMLAQQQQKKVSRVQVLTSSQSSVVEAFNKVLSSINPVPVYVPNLSPPISACISLPSRGYKCLECGDSFALEKSLTQHFDRRSVRIEVTCNHCAKNLVFYNKCSLLSHARGHKDKGVVMQCSHLILKPIPADQMIIAPSVTSSAPTSSANLGSSIVGSPGKVNPTTVISAPSSAPVVAAMPLDKDVSKVCRSSLKCLECNETFQEESSLAMHYQQAPESSGQKTCTICQMLLPNQCSFASHQRIHQHKSPYICPECGAICRSVHFQSHVTKNCLHYTRRVGYRCVHCSVIFADVAALKSHIQGSHCEIFYKCPICPMAFKSAPGTHSHAYTQHPGVKIGEPKLIYKCSMCDTVFTQQTLLYTHFDQHISSQKVSVFKCPDCSLHYAQKQLMLDHIKSMHGILKTIEGPPNLGINLPLSSKPTNSMSPNNNNKETVSIDSLEKGERKPTSPTKKNSNGTDLPKKAPLSTSCPGWTCRECDRLFTQREVFISHMKREHGKQLKKHPCRQCEKSFSSSHSLCRHNRIKHKGLRKVYSCPHCPEPSRTFTKRLLLEKHIQLMHGIKDTEAKLPADSSGTEVTPDKEQVPSPKRKLHSEEDNAEREEEVDEARGEVTSAQRSKSSSSQPLKKLKINVFKTHKCAVCSFTTEDIVHFHEHIPQHKTDVSSYQCRECGLCYTSHNSLARHLFIVHKLKEPQGLGRHNEQQENTPNPDANDGIPDTQCKVCSKTFETEGAVNTHMRTHGMAFIKSKRLSAAEKLERGSAP is encoded by the exons ATGTCTTTGAAATTTGCTTTTGCTGCCCTGCTGAGAATTGAGACCCATCCCTTTCTTACAATAACCCACAG GACTTTAGCCCATTCTCATAAAACCATGGGTGACATGAAAACCCCAGATTTTGATGATCTGCTTGCGGCCTTTGACATACCTGATATGGTTGATCCCAAGGCTGCCATTGAGTCTGGTCATGATGATCATGAGGCACAACTCAAACATAATACCCACCATGAAGAGGACTCACATGTCTCCTCTGGTCCAGATGTTGGGGTTAGTGTTATTGTTAAGAACGTCCGGAATTTTGATGCCACTGAACATCTCTCAGAAAAGGATGTCCATCCCACTGTCGGAAATGGACTGCACAATGGTTTTTTGCACGTGTCACCCAACAGATACAACAAAGAGAGTGAGAAGCTTCAAAAAGGGATGGCAGGAAATCTCTCCACATTCAACCAGTTCAGTCCCATCTCTAGTGCAGAAGAGTTTGATGATGATGACAAGATTGAAGTAGATGACCCTGCTGACAAACAAAGTAATTTACAGATTAGACCAAACCCTCTAACCGGTCTGAGTGCAAAAATGGAAGAGCCTCATTCTCAACACCCCAAACCAGATGGTCCATCTAGGCCAAAAACAAATGGCAATTACAATCACATGAAAGTTGAGAATAGTAGTGCAAATGGCTATGAATCTCAAAAACCAAGAAAAACTGAGGAGCACTCCAAAGAAAGATCCCAAGCAAAACAGCCTGAAGAACCAGTCGTTGAGTTGAATGTGACCAACCTCTCCCAAGCCAAGGCCAAATCATCTGCAAAGCTCTCATCCTGCATTGCTGCAATTGCAGCACTTAGTGCAAAGAAAGCTAGCTCAGAAGCAATGTCTCCAGAATCCCTAGCCACATCTCGAGATTCACCCAGAGAGGCTAAAGAGATCCCAAAGGATACGGATAAATCACCAGAGCAGGAGTCAGCTCTGGAGCTTGGCAAGAAGGTGATCTCTAAACAGCCTGAGAGTCCTTGCAGTGTTACCAGTGAAAGCAGCAGCAAAGAGTCTCCTGTATCTCCAGCAGGATCTACACCAGTCATTCCCAAAGTTCGCATTAAAACGATCAAGACATCTTCGGGGCAGATCAAGAGGACAGTTACCAGAGTTCTGCCCGAGTTTGATCCTGAAGTCTTAAAGAAAGGTATTGATTCTTCACCCAATGTTGTCTCTTCTCTGCTGTCCTCCTCAACCTCGCCTTCTGTTTTCTCTTCTCCCACGAGAACTTTGCCGACCACAGTAGTGGCAACTTCTGGAGGCTCTGCCATTGAGGTAACTAAACAAATGACCATCAAGCCCGTAGCCACTGCCTTCTTACCTGTCTCAGCCGTTAAGACCGCAGGTTCCCAAGTGATTAACCTGAAACTTGCCAACAATACGACTGTAAAGGCAACTGTCATACCAGCGGCATCTGTTCAGAGTGCCAGCAGTGCCATCCTTAAAGCTGCTACTGCCATTCAGCAACAAACTGTCATGGTGCCTGCTTCCAGCCTAACAAACACCAAACTTGTGCCaaagactgtccacctaaccAACTTAAATCTCTTGCCTCAGAATGCATCAGCAGCTGAACTCCACCAGGTTCTGACCAAGCCCCAACAACCCATCAAGCAAGCCATGTTGGCCCAGCAACAACAGAAGAAAGTGTCTCGGGTCCAGGTCCTAACCAGCTCCCAGAGCTCAGTAGTAGAGGCCTTCAATAAAGTTTTGAGTAGCATTAACCCTGTGCCAGTTTATGTACCAAATCTCAGCCCTCCGATTTCTGCCTGTATATCTTTACCATCCCGAGGATACAAATGCTTGGAATGTGGTGATTCTTTTGCCCTGGAAAAAAGCCTCACTCAACATTTTGACCGCAGAAGTGTCCGCATTGAGGTCACTTGCAACCACTGCGCCAAAAACCTAGTCTTCTACAACAAGTGCAGTCTTCTGTCACATGCTAGGGGCCACAAAGACAAAGGGGTTGTCATGCAGTGTTCTCATCTCATCCTGAAGCCAATTCCAGCTGACCAGATGATCATTGCGCCATCAGTAACTTCCAGTGCTCCCACCTCTTCAGCTAACCTTGGATCCTCCATAGTGGGGAGTCCAGGGAAAGTAAACCCAACCACGGTGATCTCTGCACCCTCTTCAGCCCCTGTTGTGGCTGCCATGCCCCTAGATAAGGATGTCTCCAAGGTCTGCAGATCGAGTCTAAAGTGCTTGGAATGTAATGAGACATTTCAAGAAGAGTCATCTCTTGCAATGCATTACCAGCAGGCTCCTGAATCCAGTGGACAG aaaacctgcACCATTTGCCAAATGCTACTGCCAAACCAGTGTAGCTTTGCTTCCCATCAGCGGATCCATCAGCACAAGTCTCCATATATCTGCCCTGAATGTGGAGCTATCTGTCGATCAGTCCATTTTCAGTCTCATGTGACCAAGAACTGCCTGCACTATACACGTCGAGTGGGCTACCG CTGTGTTCACTGTAGTGTCATCTTTGCTGATGTTGCTGCTCTCAAGTCACACATTCAGGGATCCCACTGTGAAATCTTCTACAAATGCCCCATCTGCCCCATGGCTTTTAAATCGGCCCCCGGTACACATTCCCATGCCTACACCCAGCATCCAGGAGTCAAAATTGGAGAGCCCAA GCTGATCTACAAGTGTTCCATGTGTGACACCGTTTTTACCCAGCAGACTTTGCTCTACACGCACTTTGACCAGCACATTTCCAGTCAGAAGGTGTCTGTCTTCAAGTGTCCGGACTGTTCGTTACACTACGCCCAAAAGCAGCTCATGTTGGATCATATTAAA TCCATGCACGGCATCTTAAAGACTATCGAGGGCCCTCCAAATCTGGGCATCAATCTTCCCCTCAGCTCCAAACCTACCAATTCCATGAGCCCgaataacaacaacaaagagACCGTCTCTATCGACAGCCTTGAGAAGGGAGAGAGGAAGCCAACATCCCCAACAAAAAAGAATAGTAATGGGACAGACCTTCCTAAAAAAGCCCCATTGTCCACCTCCTGCCCTGGCTGGACCTGCAGGGAGTGTGACCGCTTGTTTACACAGAGAGAAGTCTTCATCTCTCACATGAAAAGAGAGCATGGGAAG CAACTGAAAAAGCATCCGTGTCGACAGTGTGAAAAGTCTTTCAGTTCCTCTCACAGTTTATGTAGACACAACCGAATCAAACACAAGGGTCTACGAAAGGTCTACTCATGTCC ACACTGCCCAGAACcaagtcgcactttcaccaaaagaCTGCTGCTAGAGAAACACATTCAGTTGATGCATGGCATCAAAGACACAGAGGCCAAGCTTCCGGCAGATTCCAGCGGCACAGAGGTCACCCCAGACAAAGAACAG GTCCCCAGTCCTAAACGAAAGCTCCACTCAGAAGAAGACAACGCTGAGAGGGAAGAGGAAGTGGATGAGGCCAGAGGAGAGGTGACTTCTGCTCAGCGGTCCAAGAGCTCATCCTCACAACCTCTAAAAAAGCTCAAGATCAACGtcttcaaaacacacaaatgcgCAGTGTGTAGCTTCACCACAGAGGACATTGTGCATTTCCACGAGCACATTCCCCAGCACAAGACTGACGTTTCGTCTTACCAGTGCCGCGAATGTGGCCTGTGCTACACCTCACACAACTCCCTCGCCCGACACCTGTTCATCGTGCACAAGTTGAAGGAGCCCCAAGGACTCGGGCGACACAACGAGCAGCAAGAGAACACGCCCAACCCGGATGCCAACGACGGTATCCCAGATACTCAATGTAAAGTATGTTCAAAAACGTTTGAAACAGAGGGAGCCGTGAACACACACATGCGGACACACGGAATGGCCTTCATTAAGTCCAAACGGCTGAGTGCAGCTGAGAAGTTAGAGCGAGGTAGTGCCCCCTAG
- the LOC132130970 gene encoding zinc finger protein 532-like isoform X1 — protein MESVRVRERERERKRGGREGSRSSPVLQNGVKPRGTIKKRTLAHSHKTMGDMKTPDFDDLLAAFDIPDMVDPKAAIESGHDDHEAQLKHNTHHEEDSHVSSGPDVGVSVIVKNVRNFDATEHLSEKDVHPTVGNGLHNGFLHVSPNRYNKESEKLQKGMAGNLSTFNQFSPISSAEEFDDDDKIEVDDPADKQSNLQIRPNPLTGLSAKMEEPHSQHPKPDGPSRPKTNGNYNHMKVENSSANGYESQKPRKTEEHSKERSQAKQPEEPVVELNVTNLSQAKAKSSAKLSSCIAAIAALSAKKASSEAMSPESLATSRDSPREAKEIPKDTDKSPEQESALELGKKVISKQPESPCSVTSESSSKESPVSPAGSTPVIPKVRIKTIKTSSGQIKRTVTRVLPEFDPEVLKKGIDSSPNVVSSLLSSSTSPSVFSSPTRTLPTTVVATSGGSAIEVTKQMTIKPVATAFLPVSAVKTAGSQVINLKLANNTTVKATVIPAASVQSASSAILKAATAIQQQTVMVPASSLTNTKLVPKTVHLTNLNLLPQNASAAELHQVLTKPQQPIKQAMLAQQQQKKVSRVQVLTSSQSSVVEAFNKVLSSINPVPVYVPNLSPPISACISLPSRGYKCLECGDSFALEKSLTQHFDRRSVRIEVTCNHCAKNLVFYNKCSLLSHARGHKDKGVVMQCSHLILKPIPADQMIIAPSVTSSAPTSSANLGSSIVGSPGKVNPTTVISAPSSAPVVAAMPLDKDVSKVCRSSLKCLECNETFQEESSLAMHYQQAPESSGQKTCTICQMLLPNQCSFASHQRIHQHKSPYICPECGAICRSVHFQSHVTKNCLHYTRRVGYRCVHCSVIFADVAALKSHIQGSHCEIFYKCPICPMAFKSAPGTHSHAYTQHPGVKIGEPKLIYKCSMCDTVFTQQTLLYTHFDQHISSQKVSVFKCPDCSLHYAQKQLMLDHIKSMHGILKTIEGPPNLGINLPLSSKPTNSMSPNNNNKETVSIDSLEKGERKPTSPTKKNSNGTDLPKKAPLSTSCPGWTCRECDRLFTQREVFISHMKREHGKQLKKHPCRQCEKSFSSSHSLCRHNRIKHKGLRKVYSCPHCPEPSRTFTKRLLLEKHIQLMHGIKDTEAKLPADSSGTEVTPDKEQVPSPKRKLHSEEDNAEREEEVDEARGEVTSAQRSKSSSSQPLKKLKINVFKTHKCAVCSFTTEDIVHFHEHIPQHKTDVSSYQCRECGLCYTSHNSLARHLFIVHKLKEPQGLGRHNEQQENTPNPDANDGIPDTQCKVCSKTFETEGAVNTHMRTHGMAFIKSKRLSAAEKLERGSAP, from the exons atggagagtgtgagagtgagggagagagagagagagaggaagaggggagGCAGAGAAGGAAGTAGAAGCAGTCCAGTGCTGCAGAATGGGGTAAAACCGAGAGGCACAATCAAAAAGAG GACTTTAGCCCATTCTCATAAAACCATGGGTGACATGAAAACCCCAGATTTTGATGATCTGCTTGCGGCCTTTGACATACCTGATATGGTTGATCCCAAGGCTGCCATTGAGTCTGGTCATGATGATCATGAGGCACAACTCAAACATAATACCCACCATGAAGAGGACTCACATGTCTCCTCTGGTCCAGATGTTGGGGTTAGTGTTATTGTTAAGAACGTCCGGAATTTTGATGCCACTGAACATCTCTCAGAAAAGGATGTCCATCCCACTGTCGGAAATGGACTGCACAATGGTTTTTTGCACGTGTCACCCAACAGATACAACAAAGAGAGTGAGAAGCTTCAAAAAGGGATGGCAGGAAATCTCTCCACATTCAACCAGTTCAGTCCCATCTCTAGTGCAGAAGAGTTTGATGATGATGACAAGATTGAAGTAGATGACCCTGCTGACAAACAAAGTAATTTACAGATTAGACCAAACCCTCTAACCGGTCTGAGTGCAAAAATGGAAGAGCCTCATTCTCAACACCCCAAACCAGATGGTCCATCTAGGCCAAAAACAAATGGCAATTACAATCACATGAAAGTTGAGAATAGTAGTGCAAATGGCTATGAATCTCAAAAACCAAGAAAAACTGAGGAGCACTCCAAAGAAAGATCCCAAGCAAAACAGCCTGAAGAACCAGTCGTTGAGTTGAATGTGACCAACCTCTCCCAAGCCAAGGCCAAATCATCTGCAAAGCTCTCATCCTGCATTGCTGCAATTGCAGCACTTAGTGCAAAGAAAGCTAGCTCAGAAGCAATGTCTCCAGAATCCCTAGCCACATCTCGAGATTCACCCAGAGAGGCTAAAGAGATCCCAAAGGATACGGATAAATCACCAGAGCAGGAGTCAGCTCTGGAGCTTGGCAAGAAGGTGATCTCTAAACAGCCTGAGAGTCCTTGCAGTGTTACCAGTGAAAGCAGCAGCAAAGAGTCTCCTGTATCTCCAGCAGGATCTACACCAGTCATTCCCAAAGTTCGCATTAAAACGATCAAGACATCTTCGGGGCAGATCAAGAGGACAGTTACCAGAGTTCTGCCCGAGTTTGATCCTGAAGTCTTAAAGAAAGGTATTGATTCTTCACCCAATGTTGTCTCTTCTCTGCTGTCCTCCTCAACCTCGCCTTCTGTTTTCTCTTCTCCCACGAGAACTTTGCCGACCACAGTAGTGGCAACTTCTGGAGGCTCTGCCATTGAGGTAACTAAACAAATGACCATCAAGCCCGTAGCCACTGCCTTCTTACCTGTCTCAGCCGTTAAGACCGCAGGTTCCCAAGTGATTAACCTGAAACTTGCCAACAATACGACTGTAAAGGCAACTGTCATACCAGCGGCATCTGTTCAGAGTGCCAGCAGTGCCATCCTTAAAGCTGCTACTGCCATTCAGCAACAAACTGTCATGGTGCCTGCTTCCAGCCTAACAAACACCAAACTTGTGCCaaagactgtccacctaaccAACTTAAATCTCTTGCCTCAGAATGCATCAGCAGCTGAACTCCACCAGGTTCTGACCAAGCCCCAACAACCCATCAAGCAAGCCATGTTGGCCCAGCAACAACAGAAGAAAGTGTCTCGGGTCCAGGTCCTAACCAGCTCCCAGAGCTCAGTAGTAGAGGCCTTCAATAAAGTTTTGAGTAGCATTAACCCTGTGCCAGTTTATGTACCAAATCTCAGCCCTCCGATTTCTGCCTGTATATCTTTACCATCCCGAGGATACAAATGCTTGGAATGTGGTGATTCTTTTGCCCTGGAAAAAAGCCTCACTCAACATTTTGACCGCAGAAGTGTCCGCATTGAGGTCACTTGCAACCACTGCGCCAAAAACCTAGTCTTCTACAACAAGTGCAGTCTTCTGTCACATGCTAGGGGCCACAAAGACAAAGGGGTTGTCATGCAGTGTTCTCATCTCATCCTGAAGCCAATTCCAGCTGACCAGATGATCATTGCGCCATCAGTAACTTCCAGTGCTCCCACCTCTTCAGCTAACCTTGGATCCTCCATAGTGGGGAGTCCAGGGAAAGTAAACCCAACCACGGTGATCTCTGCACCCTCTTCAGCCCCTGTTGTGGCTGCCATGCCCCTAGATAAGGATGTCTCCAAGGTCTGCAGATCGAGTCTAAAGTGCTTGGAATGTAATGAGACATTTCAAGAAGAGTCATCTCTTGCAATGCATTACCAGCAGGCTCCTGAATCCAGTGGACAG aaaacctgcACCATTTGCCAAATGCTACTGCCAAACCAGTGTAGCTTTGCTTCCCATCAGCGGATCCATCAGCACAAGTCTCCATATATCTGCCCTGAATGTGGAGCTATCTGTCGATCAGTCCATTTTCAGTCTCATGTGACCAAGAACTGCCTGCACTATACACGTCGAGTGGGCTACCG CTGTGTTCACTGTAGTGTCATCTTTGCTGATGTTGCTGCTCTCAAGTCACACATTCAGGGATCCCACTGTGAAATCTTCTACAAATGCCCCATCTGCCCCATGGCTTTTAAATCGGCCCCCGGTACACATTCCCATGCCTACACCCAGCATCCAGGAGTCAAAATTGGAGAGCCCAA GCTGATCTACAAGTGTTCCATGTGTGACACCGTTTTTACCCAGCAGACTTTGCTCTACACGCACTTTGACCAGCACATTTCCAGTCAGAAGGTGTCTGTCTTCAAGTGTCCGGACTGTTCGTTACACTACGCCCAAAAGCAGCTCATGTTGGATCATATTAAA TCCATGCACGGCATCTTAAAGACTATCGAGGGCCCTCCAAATCTGGGCATCAATCTTCCCCTCAGCTCCAAACCTACCAATTCCATGAGCCCgaataacaacaacaaagagACCGTCTCTATCGACAGCCTTGAGAAGGGAGAGAGGAAGCCAACATCCCCAACAAAAAAGAATAGTAATGGGACAGACCTTCCTAAAAAAGCCCCATTGTCCACCTCCTGCCCTGGCTGGACCTGCAGGGAGTGTGACCGCTTGTTTACACAGAGAGAAGTCTTCATCTCTCACATGAAAAGAGAGCATGGGAAG CAACTGAAAAAGCATCCGTGTCGACAGTGTGAAAAGTCTTTCAGTTCCTCTCACAGTTTATGTAGACACAACCGAATCAAACACAAGGGTCTACGAAAGGTCTACTCATGTCC ACACTGCCCAGAACcaagtcgcactttcaccaaaagaCTGCTGCTAGAGAAACACATTCAGTTGATGCATGGCATCAAAGACACAGAGGCCAAGCTTCCGGCAGATTCCAGCGGCACAGAGGTCACCCCAGACAAAGAACAG GTCCCCAGTCCTAAACGAAAGCTCCACTCAGAAGAAGACAACGCTGAGAGGGAAGAGGAAGTGGATGAGGCCAGAGGAGAGGTGACTTCTGCTCAGCGGTCCAAGAGCTCATCCTCACAACCTCTAAAAAAGCTCAAGATCAACGtcttcaaaacacacaaatgcgCAGTGTGTAGCTTCACCACAGAGGACATTGTGCATTTCCACGAGCACATTCCCCAGCACAAGACTGACGTTTCGTCTTACCAGTGCCGCGAATGTGGCCTGTGCTACACCTCACACAACTCCCTCGCCCGACACCTGTTCATCGTGCACAAGTTGAAGGAGCCCCAAGGACTCGGGCGACACAACGAGCAGCAAGAGAACACGCCCAACCCGGATGCCAACGACGGTATCCCAGATACTCAATGTAAAGTATGTTCAAAAACGTTTGAAACAGAGGGAGCCGTGAACACACACATGCGGACACACGGAATGGCCTTCATTAAGTCCAAACGGCTGAGTGCAGCTGAGAAGTTAGAGCGAGGTAGTGCCCCCTAG